The following are encoded together in the Variovorax sp. PBS-H4 genome:
- a CDS encoding amidohydrolase family protein, with amino-acid sequence MHTRLQVPRPVPFSDGTAPPRTAMPAGACDCHVHVYDARFPTTPDARLLPPDASVDDYRLLQQRIGTVRAVLVAPSTYGIDNRCMLAGLAALGDAARGVAVLDETVSDEALQALHALGVRGIRFNLSLGAHPPAGSLRPMAERIAPLGWHLQLLAAPDTLLSLAPVLRDLPVALVFDHLGRIAPADAGRHAAHALVLDLLREGRAWIKLSGGYIVSATHRTDDAALDVLARSYLQAAPHRVVWGSDWPHATASAGRHPMPDDAAQVDALARWCSDEDTLCRVLVDNPAALYGFTPASPLSLS; translated from the coding sequence ATGCACACGCGCCTTCAGGTCCCACGGCCAGTGCCTTTCTCGGACGGCACTGCGCCGCCGCGCACGGCCATGCCGGCGGGTGCCTGCGACTGCCATGTGCATGTGTACGACGCGCGTTTCCCGACAACGCCCGATGCCCGGCTGCTGCCGCCCGACGCCTCGGTGGACGACTACCGCCTGCTGCAGCAGCGCATCGGCACCGTTCGCGCGGTGCTGGTCGCGCCGTCCACCTACGGCATCGACAACCGCTGCATGCTCGCGGGCCTTGCGGCACTCGGCGATGCCGCACGCGGGGTGGCCGTGCTCGACGAGACGGTGTCCGACGAGGCGCTGCAGGCGCTGCACGCCCTGGGCGTGCGCGGCATCCGTTTCAACTTGTCGCTGGGTGCGCACCCGCCCGCCGGGTCGCTGCGCCCGATGGCCGAACGCATCGCGCCGCTGGGCTGGCACCTCCAACTGCTGGCAGCGCCCGACACGCTGCTGAGCTTGGCGCCGGTTCTGCGCGATCTGCCGGTGGCCCTGGTGTTCGATCACCTCGGGCGCATCGCGCCGGCCGACGCCGGCCGCCATGCCGCACACGCGCTGGTGCTCGACCTGCTGCGTGAAGGCCGCGCCTGGATCAAGCTGTCGGGCGGCTACATCGTCAGCGCCACGCATCGCACCGACGATGCCGCGCTCGACGTGCTGGCGCGCAGCTACCTGCAGGCCGCGCCCCACCGCGTGGTCTGGGGCAGCGACTGGCCGCATGCCACCGCATCCGCCGGCCGACATCCCATGCCGGACGACGCGGCACAGGTCGACGCGCTCGCACGCTGGTGCAGCGACGAAGACACGCTGTGCCGCGTGCTGGTGGACAACCCCGCCGCCCTGTACGGCTTCACGCCGGCCAGCCCGCTTTCCCTTTCTTGA
- a CDS encoding NYN domain-containing protein — translation MSMVMLLIDADNVSADVIEQAVQRTLADQGAIHVRRAYCNAETALKQQALFKRLSVRPMVNLAAGKNCTDIALAVDAMDLVVTERPDLVVLVSSDSDFAPLVIRLREKGCRVCGIGQQGKTGEDTVAVYDSFIDLQHQAAGRPAAAKRPARGRRAKAQEAAPPAPVLPDDVLRILDAVPELLRGDRVELNHAAERLRGAKLLGKSASSPKLFKKFPELFSLTPQKTPNKVQYVGPAVT, via the coding sequence ATGAGCATGGTGATGCTGCTGATCGACGCCGACAACGTCTCGGCCGACGTGATCGAGCAGGCGGTGCAGCGCACGCTGGCCGACCAGGGCGCGATCCATGTGCGCCGGGCCTATTGCAATGCCGAGACCGCGCTCAAGCAGCAGGCGCTGTTCAAGCGCCTCTCGGTGCGGCCGATGGTCAACCTGGCCGCCGGCAAGAACTGCACCGACATCGCACTCGCGGTCGACGCCATGGACCTCGTGGTGACGGAACGGCCCGACCTCGTGGTGCTGGTGTCCTCCGATTCGGACTTCGCCCCGCTGGTGATCCGCCTGCGCGAGAAGGGCTGCCGCGTCTGCGGCATCGGCCAGCAGGGCAAGACGGGTGAAGACACCGTGGCGGTCTACGACAGCTTTATCGATCTGCAGCACCAGGCCGCGGGCCGGCCCGCCGCGGCCAAGCGACCCGCCCGCGGGCGACGCGCCAAGGCCCAGGAGGCCGCGCCGCCGGCGCCCGTGCTGCCGGACGACGTGCTGCGCATCCTCGATGCGGTGCCGGAGCTCCTTCGCGGCGACCGGGTCGAGCTCAACCACGCCGCGGAGCGCCTGCGTGGTGCCAAGCTGCTGGGCAAGAGCGCGAGCTCGCCCAAGCTGTTCAAGAAATTCCCGGAGCTGTTTTCGTTGACGCCGCAGAAGACGCCGAACAAGGTGCAGTACGTCGGCCCTGCCGTGACGTGA
- the pyrC gene encoding dihydroorotase translates to MTSPAQTLTLTRPDDWHLHVRDGDALQAVVPHSARQFGRALIMPNLRPPVTTAEQAKAYRDRIRAAVPEGLDFEPVMSLYLTDKLPPEEIPRAAAAGVCALKLYPAGATTNSDAGVTDIRITYPTLEAMQKHGLLLLVHGEVTDPAVDLFDREAVFIERVMIPLRRDFPELKIVFEHLTTKEGAHYVRDADRFTAATITAHHLLYNRNAIFTGGIRPHYYCLPVLKRETHRLALVEAATSGSPRFFLGTDSAPHPAHLKEHALGCAGCYTALTALELYAEAFDNAGALDWLEGFASFHGADFYGLPRNTDTVTLKRESWTVPETLPYGEATLKPLRGGETLAWRLA, encoded by the coding sequence ATGACCAGCCCCGCCCAGACCCTCACCCTCACCCGCCCCGATGACTGGCACCTCCATGTACGCGACGGCGACGCCCTGCAAGCGGTGGTGCCGCATTCGGCACGCCAGTTCGGCCGGGCGTTGATCATGCCCAACCTGCGCCCCCCGGTGACCACCGCCGAGCAGGCCAAGGCCTACCGCGACCGCATCCGTGCCGCCGTGCCGGAGGGCCTGGACTTCGAGCCCGTCATGTCGCTGTACCTCACCGACAAGCTGCCCCCCGAGGAGATCCCGCGCGCCGCCGCGGCCGGCGTGTGCGCCCTCAAGCTCTACCCTGCCGGCGCGACCACCAACAGCGATGCGGGCGTGACCGACATCCGCATCACCTACCCGACGCTCGAAGCCATGCAGAAGCATGGCCTGCTGCTGCTGGTGCATGGCGAGGTGACCGACCCTGCGGTCGATCTGTTCGACCGCGAGGCGGTCTTCATCGAACGGGTGATGATCCCGCTGCGCCGCGATTTCCCCGAACTCAAGATCGTGTTCGAGCACCTGACCACGAAAGAGGGGGCCCACTACGTGCGCGACGCCGACCGCTTCACCGCCGCCACCATCACCGCGCACCACCTTCTCTACAACCGCAACGCGATTTTTACCGGCGGCATCCGGCCGCACTACTACTGCCTGCCGGTTCTCAAGCGCGAGACCCATCGACTCGCGCTGGTGGAGGCCGCCACCAGCGGCAGCCCGCGCTTCTTCCTCGGGACCGACAGCGCGCCGCATCCGGCGCATCTCAAAGAGCACGCGCTGGGGTGCGCCGGCTGCTACACCGCGCTGACCGCCCTGGAGCTCTACGCGGAGGCTTTCGACAACGCGGGCGCGCTCGACTGGCTCGAAGGTTTCGCCAGCTTCCATGGCGCCGACTTCTACGGCCTGCCGCGCAACACCGACACCGTGACGCTCAAGCGCGAAAGCTGGACGGTGCCCGAGACGCTGCCCTATGGCGAGGCCACGCTCAAGCCGCTGCGTGGCGGCGAGACGCTGGCCTGGAGGCTCGCATGA
- a CDS encoding JAB domain-containing protein: protein MAYLKELKVTFTRRRVDDDLLNKPVESPRQVYELFREMQDETKEKVIVLHLNPQLEVLSYEVAAIGTGRGALIEPVEIFRNAILARATTIIVVHNDPSGHCQPSAPDIETAERLHALGELHQLLLQDFIIIGDGEFYSFSEHSRF, encoded by the coding sequence ATGGCGTACCTCAAGGAACTCAAGGTCACCTTCACGAGAAGGCGAGTCGACGATGACCTCCTGAACAAGCCGGTCGAAAGCCCTCGCCAGGTCTACGAGCTGTTCAGGGAGATGCAGGACGAAACCAAGGAGAAGGTGATCGTTCTTCACCTGAACCCTCAACTGGAGGTGCTGTCGTACGAGGTGGCAGCGATCGGCACGGGGCGCGGCGCACTCATCGAACCTGTGGAGATTTTCAGGAACGCGATACTTGCCCGCGCCACGACCATCATCGTGGTCCACAACGATCCGTCCGGCCACTGCCAACCTTCCGCGCCGGACATCGAAACGGCCGAACGCCTGCATGCGCTTGGCGAACTGCACCAGCTGCTTCTGCAGGACTTCATCATCATCGGGGACGGCGAGTTCTACAGTTTCAGTGAGCACTCGCGCTTCTGA
- a CDS encoding LysR substrate-binding domain-containing protein — protein MDLRDLQYFEVIAELEHLGRAAERLHRTQPALTSCVRRLEEACGAALFEKTGRGITLTTAGHALLKWAQRTRFDVESARREIGDIGRGLKGTISVGIVPTAAQFLLPPAARELMVEAPGITLRTTVGLGDILTPLLRAGDIDLMVGTEGIKEPGFTSQFLAEDLIVVAANSTHEIFGKRKPTLKDLRGYRWVLQPPGAPTRDWLDQTFDRHHQPRPIVQVESTMLLMLPSLINETGLLSFISRLHLQEGRSGAALREVQIKNTTMRRRMVVTYRESGYVSPAAQRLIGLLAKHATTTLR, from the coding sequence ATGGACCTGCGCGACCTCCAGTACTTCGAAGTCATCGCCGAGCTCGAGCACCTCGGCCGTGCCGCCGAGCGGCTGCACCGCACGCAACCCGCGTTGACCAGCTGCGTCCGTCGCCTCGAAGAGGCCTGCGGCGCGGCGCTCTTCGAAAAGACGGGGCGTGGCATCACGCTGACCACGGCCGGTCACGCCTTGCTGAAGTGGGCGCAGCGCACGCGCTTCGATGTCGAGAGCGCGCGCCGCGAGATCGGCGACATCGGACGTGGCCTCAAGGGCACGATCAGCGTGGGCATCGTCCCGACGGCGGCGCAGTTCCTGTTGCCGCCGGCTGCGCGTGAACTGATGGTCGAGGCGCCGGGCATCACCTTGCGCACCACAGTGGGTCTTGGCGACATCCTCACACCGCTTCTGCGCGCCGGGGACATCGACCTGATGGTCGGCACCGAGGGGATCAAGGAACCGGGCTTCACCTCGCAGTTCCTTGCGGAGGATCTGATCGTCGTCGCGGCCAACAGCACGCACGAGATCTTCGGGAAGCGCAAGCCTACGCTCAAGGACCTCCGAGGCTACCGGTGGGTGCTGCAACCGCCCGGGGCGCCCACGCGCGACTGGCTCGACCAGACCTTCGACAGGCACCACCAGCCGCGCCCGATTGTGCAGGTGGAAAGCACGATGCTGCTGATGCTGCCCAGCCTCATCAACGAAACCGGCCTGCTGAGCTTCATCTCGCGCCTGCATCTGCAGGAAGGGCGTTCCGGTGCAGCTTTGCGCGAAGTGCAGATCAAGAACACGACGATGCGCCGCCGCATGGTGGTTACCTACCGTGAGAGCGGTTATGTGTCGCCCGCGGCGCAGCGGCTGATCGGCCTGCTCGCCAAGCACGCAACCACGACGCTGCGTTGA
- a CDS encoding RraA family protein, giving the protein MSQCPEIIRDIERVAPEVVAQAKTFQAAILADVAGRRGTMHARVAPVDKQMIVAGPAFTVEVRPGDNLMIHAAIALAQPGDVLVIDGKGDQTAALMGTLMLSACKKRGLAGVIVDGAIRDKLEILELDFPVFSAGFNPAGPTKYVPGRINHPISAGGITVNPGDLVVGDADGVTVIERAKAPGMMDLAVKKVADEAARLDAIGRGDTASKWLPAALRAAGVLKEGESL; this is encoded by the coding sequence ATGAGCCAGTGCCCAGAAATCATCCGCGACATCGAACGTGTCGCCCCCGAAGTCGTTGCCCAGGCGAAGACTTTTCAGGCCGCCATCCTGGCCGACGTGGCCGGCCGCCGCGGCACCATGCATGCGCGCGTCGCGCCGGTGGACAAGCAGATGATCGTCGCCGGCCCGGCGTTCACCGTCGAAGTGCGCCCCGGCGACAACCTGATGATCCACGCCGCGATCGCCCTGGCTCAGCCCGGCGACGTGCTGGTCATCGACGGCAAGGGCGACCAGACCGCCGCGCTGATGGGCACGTTGATGCTCAGCGCCTGCAAGAAGCGCGGACTGGCCGGCGTGATCGTCGACGGCGCCATCCGCGACAAGCTCGAGATCCTGGAGCTCGACTTCCCCGTCTTCAGTGCCGGCTTCAACCCCGCCGGCCCCACCAAGTACGTGCCCGGCCGCATCAACCATCCGATTTCCGCAGGCGGCATCACCGTGAACCCGGGTGACCTGGTCGTCGGCGACGCCGATGGCGTGACGGTGATCGAGCGCGCCAAGGCGCCCGGCATGATGGACCTGGCCGTGAAGAAGGTGGCCGACGAAGCAGCGCGCCTGGACGCCATCGGTCGCGGCGACACCGCCAGCAAATGGCTGCCAGCCGCCCTGCGTGCAGCTGGCGTGTTGAAGGAAGGCGAATCGCTGTGA
- a CDS encoding Bug family tripartite tricarboxylate transporter substrate binding protein, which yields MHFPVRTTAVLALLGLAAIAPLAQAQDNYPTKPIRLVVGFPAGGPTDVVARAFGEFAARSLGQPVVVDNKPGANTILAAEAVASAPPDGYTLLLGALNHTMIPALYSNRVKFDALRSFVPVCSMAVSPTVLVVGPSMPVKTLSEFLAAVRAKPGERTYATPGSGSGGHFASEQFNRLAGTRMNHIPYKGAAQAVTDLMGGQVDSSFATLGSVIPQVQSGKLRALAVASPQRSPLLPDVPTFEESGVKGYSADAWYGLLAPAGTPPEIVAKLTKASADFARVPATAEKLRGLGMQPQNTCGGAFTAQLDGEIKAATKTARELDLKLD from the coding sequence ATGCATTTCCCTGTCCGCACCACGGCCGTCCTGGCCCTGCTCGGCCTCGCCGCCATCGCACCCCTCGCGCAAGCGCAGGACAACTATCCGACCAAGCCGATCCGCCTGGTCGTCGGCTTTCCCGCCGGCGGACCGACCGACGTGGTCGCCCGGGCCTTCGGAGAGTTCGCCGCGCGTTCACTCGGCCAGCCGGTCGTGGTCGACAACAAGCCCGGCGCCAACACCATCCTCGCGGCCGAAGCCGTGGCCTCCGCGCCACCCGACGGCTACACCCTGCTGCTGGGCGCACTCAACCACACGATGATCCCGGCGCTCTACAGCAACCGGGTCAAGTTCGACGCGCTGCGTTCGTTCGTACCGGTGTGCTCGATGGCCGTAAGCCCCACGGTGCTGGTCGTCGGCCCGTCGATGCCGGTCAAGACGCTGTCCGAGTTCCTCGCGGCGGTGCGCGCCAAGCCTGGCGAGCGCACATACGCGACACCTGGCAGCGGCAGCGGCGGCCACTTCGCGAGCGAGCAGTTCAACCGGCTCGCCGGCACGCGGATGAACCACATCCCGTACAAGGGTGCGGCGCAGGCCGTGACCGACCTGATGGGCGGCCAGGTGGACAGTTCTTTCGCCACGCTCGGCTCGGTCATTCCGCAGGTGCAGAGCGGCAAGCTGCGCGCGCTGGCCGTGGCGTCGCCGCAGCGCTCGCCGCTGCTGCCGGACGTGCCGACCTTCGAGGAATCTGGCGTCAAAGGCTACTCGGCCGATGCGTGGTACGGCCTGCTCGCGCCGGCCGGCACGCCGCCCGAGATCGTCGCGAAGCTGACGAAGGCGTCCGCCGACTTCGCCCGCGTACCGGCCACGGCCGAGAAGCTGCGAGGCCTCGGCATGCAGCCGCAGAACACCTGCGGCGGCGCGTTCACCGCACAGCTCGACGGCGAGATCAAGGCGGCGACGAAGACGGCGCGCGAACTGGATCTGAAGCTCGACTGA
- a CDS encoding tripartite tricarboxylate transporter substrate binding protein: MKKLLKSIVLACAVIAGAAHAAFPERTITIVVPYAPGGAADALARQLAVRMGTRLGTSVIIDNRPGASGTIGQAFVARAPADGYTMLYDATPFSINPSLYANLSFTVKSFQPLSLVSLSPNVLIVRKDSPIKDQKDLVAKAKAEPGKLTFASGGSGTVQRLAAELYRQGLNLDMLHVPYKSGGPAISDVMGGQVDFMFGTLAASYPLVTSGKLRALAITSPKRSTLLPDAPTVAESVLPGYEAYEWNGLLLPAGTPDAVVQQLHKAVAESLQEEELKKRFADMGAQPVGNTPAEFADFLQKESAKWSAVIRKGNIKVD; the protein is encoded by the coding sequence ATGAAAAAACTCCTGAAATCGATCGTCCTGGCCTGCGCCGTGATTGCCGGCGCCGCGCATGCGGCCTTCCCCGAGCGCACCATCACGATCGTCGTGCCCTACGCGCCCGGTGGTGCCGCCGACGCGCTGGCCCGGCAGCTCGCGGTGCGCATGGGGACCCGGCTGGGCACCAGCGTCATCATCGACAACCGTCCGGGCGCCAGCGGCACCATCGGACAGGCCTTCGTGGCGCGCGCGCCGGCCGACGGCTACACCATGCTGTACGACGCGACGCCGTTCTCCATCAATCCCTCGCTCTACGCGAACCTGAGCTTCACGGTGAAGAGCTTCCAGCCGCTGTCGCTGGTGTCGCTCTCGCCCAACGTGCTGATCGTGCGCAAGGACTCACCGATCAAGGACCAGAAGGACCTGGTCGCCAAGGCCAAGGCCGAGCCCGGCAAGCTCACCTTCGCCTCGGGCGGCAGCGGCACGGTGCAGCGCCTGGCGGCCGAGTTGTATCGCCAGGGCCTGAACCTGGACATGCTGCACGTGCCCTACAAGAGCGGCGGCCCGGCGATCTCCGACGTGATGGGCGGGCAGGTCGACTTCATGTTCGGCACGCTGGCCGCGAGCTACCCGCTGGTGACCTCCGGCAAGCTGCGCGCGCTGGCCATCACGTCGCCCAAGCGCTCGACGCTGCTGCCCGACGCGCCGACCGTGGCCGAGTCCGTGCTGCCCGGCTACGAAGCGTACGAATGGAACGGCCTGCTGCTGCCCGCCGGCACGCCCGACGCCGTGGTGCAGCAGTTGCACAAGGCGGTCGCCGAATCGTTGCAGGAAGAAGAGCTGAAGAAGCGCTTCGCCGACATGGGCGCCCAGCCGGTCGGCAACACGCCGGCCGAGTTCGCCGACTTCCTGCAGAAGGAATCGGCCAAGTGGTCGGCCGTGATCCGCAAAGGCAATATCAAGGTCGACTGA
- a CDS encoding Bug family tripartite tricarboxylate transporter substrate binding protein — protein MPIIRTRRVASRRLFIAIAALAASAPLMAPISASAQAAYPSRPIRLVVPFPPGGGTDMIARTVAQKLTETLKWTIVIDNRPGAGGNLGVDQVAKAPADGYTLVMGQTSNLAINPTLYSKLPYDPLKDLTPVVLVSNSPIVFAVPEASPYKNFADVVAASKAKAGQVTLGYSGNGTVAHLSSEIAEKAAGIKLQHVPYKGAAQALTDLVSGQIDIYASSVPTLLGQIRNKKIRALAVTGTKRSEQLPDTPTLIEAGYKNSAAVSWFGILAPAGTPAEIVRTLNVEINKVLQNPDSAAKLKSDGGDVMGGTTDAFAALLKADITRWGKIVKESGATID, from the coding sequence ATGCCGATCATTCGCACCCGGCGCGTCGCTTCGCGTCGCCTCTTCATCGCTATCGCCGCTCTCGCGGCCAGCGCGCCTCTCATGGCGCCCATCAGCGCATCGGCGCAGGCCGCCTATCCGTCGCGCCCGATCCGCCTGGTCGTGCCGTTCCCGCCCGGCGGCGGCACGGACATGATCGCCCGCACGGTGGCACAGAAGCTCACCGAAACGTTGAAGTGGACGATCGTCATCGACAACCGTCCAGGAGCGGGCGGCAACCTGGGCGTGGACCAGGTCGCCAAGGCACCGGCCGACGGCTACACACTGGTAATGGGCCAGACCAGCAACCTGGCAATCAACCCAACGCTGTATTCGAAGCTGCCCTACGACCCGCTGAAAGACCTGACGCCAGTCGTGCTGGTGAGCAATTCGCCCATCGTGTTCGCGGTGCCGGAGGCTTCGCCGTACAAGAACTTCGCCGATGTCGTGGCCGCGTCCAAGGCCAAGGCGGGCCAGGTCACGCTGGGCTACTCGGGCAACGGCACGGTGGCCCACCTGTCGAGCGAGATCGCCGAGAAGGCCGCGGGCATCAAGCTGCAGCACGTGCCCTACAAGGGGGCCGCCCAAGCACTGACCGACCTGGTCAGCGGGCAGATCGACATCTACGCCTCGTCGGTGCCGACGCTCCTCGGCCAGATCCGCAACAAGAAGATCCGCGCCCTGGCGGTGACCGGCACCAAGCGCTCGGAGCAGTTGCCCGACACGCCCACGCTGATCGAAGCCGGCTACAAGAACTCCGCCGCCGTCTCGTGGTTCGGCATCCTGGCACCGGCCGGCACGCCCGCGGAGATCGTCCGCACGCTCAATGTCGAGATCAATAAGGTGCTGCAAAACCCCGACTCGGCCGCCAAGCTCAAGTCCGACGGTGGCGACGTGATGGGCGGTACAACGGACGCCTTCGCAGCGCTGCTCAAGGCCGACATTACGCGTTGGGGAAAAATCGTCAAGGAATCGGGCGCGACCATCGACTGA
- a CDS encoding NAD(P)-dependent oxidoreductase: MSALPVSTASATKKPRVLVTGADLAPQALALLDGYEVVYAGKTPTADDIVALCGANDPVAIIVRYNGVNAAAMDAAPSLKVISKHGSGTDTIDKAAAAARGIAVRAAVGANSAAVAEQALALLLACAKSVPQLNDRMHAGHWDKATHKSLELGGRTIGLVGLGAIGRRFAKMCDAMGMKVIGFDPFAKDLPDHIRVVDMETLFRASDAISLHCPLTDENRGLLNASSLSHCKKGVIVVNTARGGLIDEPALLAAVQSGQVRTAGLDSFAIEPLAADNVFKGQPGFILSPHIGGVTSDAYVNMGTAAARNVRSVIEGVEPSAIA; encoded by the coding sequence GTGAGCGCCCTGCCTGTTTCGACCGCTTCCGCCACAAAGAAGCCGCGGGTGCTGGTCACCGGCGCCGACCTCGCGCCCCAGGCACTGGCGCTGCTCGACGGCTACGAGGTCGTCTACGCCGGCAAGACGCCGACGGCCGACGACATCGTGGCGCTCTGCGGTGCAAATGACCCGGTCGCGATCATCGTGCGCTACAACGGCGTCAATGCCGCCGCCATGGACGCGGCACCGTCGCTCAAGGTGATCTCCAAGCACGGCAGCGGCACCGACACCATCGACAAGGCCGCAGCTGCCGCACGCGGCATCGCGGTGCGCGCCGCCGTCGGCGCCAACTCGGCCGCGGTGGCCGAGCAGGCGCTGGCACTGCTGCTGGCCTGCGCCAAGTCGGTCCCGCAGCTCAACGACCGCATGCATGCCGGCCACTGGGACAAGGCTACGCACAAGAGCCTCGAGCTCGGCGGCCGCACCATCGGGCTGGTGGGCCTCGGTGCCATCGGCCGGCGCTTCGCGAAGATGTGCGACGCCATGGGCATGAAGGTCATCGGCTTTGACCCGTTCGCGAAAGACCTGCCCGACCACATCCGGGTGGTGGACATGGAGACCCTGTTTCGCGCATCGGACGCTATCTCCCTGCACTGCCCGCTGACCGACGAGAACCGCGGCCTGCTCAATGCCTCCAGCCTCTCGCATTGCAAGAAGGGCGTGATCGTGGTCAACACCGCGCGTGGCGGTCTGATCGACGAACCCGCGCTGCTGGCGGCCGTGCAGAGCGGCCAGGTGCGCACCGCCGGGCTCGACAGCTTCGCTATCGAACCGCTCGCAGCCGACAACGTGTTCAAGGGCCAGCCGGGCTTCATCCTGAGCCCGCACATCGGCGGCGTCACGAGCGACGCCTACGTGAACATGGGCACCGCAGCCGCACGCAATGTGCGCTCGGTGATCGAGGGGGTCGAGCCCTCGGCCATCGCCTGA
- a CDS encoding amidohydrolase family protein: MAGIVVPHSAGISAPARTLPAGACDSHMHIFDPRFPPSPHWRRTPPVADVPAYRLLQQRIGTTRTVVVTPSTYGVDNRCTLAALAELGPQARGVAVVDADVDAAELQRLHRHGIRGLRVNFYSPQSWGVTTPQMLTTLADKVAALGWHIQVLARAGTLVELAPVLRSLPVPLVIDHLGMIASMDGADGDALALVRALLDGGRTWMKLSAPYIEAGTGAAGREARDEVARTLLAAAPERMLWGSDWPHTVAPAGSVDDAQLLDRFRSWCANDRQMDRILVDNPAALYGFD; this comes from the coding sequence GTGGCAGGCATCGTCGTACCGCATTCGGCCGGCATCTCGGCGCCCGCGCGCACGCTGCCGGCGGGCGCTTGCGACAGCCACATGCACATCTTCGATCCGCGCTTCCCACCGTCGCCGCACTGGCGCCGCACGCCGCCGGTGGCCGACGTGCCGGCCTACCGGCTGCTGCAGCAGCGCATCGGCACGACGCGCACCGTCGTCGTCACGCCGTCGACCTACGGCGTGGACAACCGGTGCACCCTGGCCGCGCTGGCTGAACTCGGCCCGCAGGCACGCGGCGTGGCCGTGGTCGATGCGGACGTCGACGCCGCCGAGCTGCAGCGCCTGCACCGGCACGGCATCCGTGGCCTTCGGGTCAACTTCTACAGCCCGCAGTCCTGGGGCGTGACCACGCCGCAGATGCTGACCACGCTGGCTGACAAGGTCGCCGCGCTCGGCTGGCACATCCAGGTGCTGGCGCGGGCGGGCACGCTGGTGGAACTCGCGCCGGTGCTGCGGTCGCTGCCGGTGCCGCTGGTGATCGACCACCTCGGCATGATCGCCTCGATGGACGGCGCGGACGGCGACGCGCTCGCGCTGGTGCGCGCGCTGCTCGACGGAGGCCGAACGTGGATGAAGCTCTCCGCCCCGTACATCGAAGCGGGCACCGGTGCAGCGGGCCGCGAAGCCAGGGACGAGGTGGCACGAACGCTGCTGGCCGCTGCCCCCGAGCGCATGCTCTGGGGCAGCGACTGGCCCCACACCGTGGCCCCGGCCGGCAGCGTGGACGACGCGCAACTGCTCGACCGGTTTCGCAGCTGGTGCGCCAACGACCGGCAGATGGACCGCATCCTCGTCGACAACCCCGCCGCCCTGTACGGCTTCGACTGA
- a CDS encoding Bug family tripartite tricarboxylate transporter substrate binding protein gives MNIKDTATPFSRRHVLALAAAASLTTMAPLARAQGQWPTGKVITWVVPYPPGGSTDVLGRSVAQRISAALGTNVIVDNRAGATGTIGAAYVAKSAPDGYTLLGTSIGPQAIAPHLMGKLPYDPIAGFEPVVTIGTIPHILVVGAKQPFKTVAELVAAAKAQPGKLAYASGGSGTILQMQGELLSQQTGAKFIHVPYKGDTPALQDTLGEQVQFMFAPVAAALQHVQSGKLRALAVTSSARLKALPDVPTMSESGMTNFVVEQWQAVFAPAGTPADVVGRLNAEINKALKSDDIVALANRLGVTLVGGTPRQLGEMQKADSAKWAKVIRDGNIKLD, from the coding sequence ATGAACATCAAAGACACAGCCACGCCCTTCTCCCGCCGCCACGTGCTCGCACTGGCCGCGGCGGCCAGCCTCACCACCATGGCGCCGCTGGCACGCGCGCAGGGCCAGTGGCCCACCGGCAAGGTGATCACCTGGGTCGTGCCGTACCCGCCCGGCGGCAGCACCGACGTGCTGGGCCGCAGCGTGGCGCAGCGCATTTCCGCCGCACTCGGCACCAACGTGATCGTGGACAACCGCGCGGGCGCCACCGGCACCATCGGTGCGGCCTACGTGGCCAAGTCGGCACCCGACGGCTACACCCTGCTGGGGACCTCGATCGGCCCGCAGGCCATTGCGCCGCACCTGATGGGCAAGCTGCCCTACGACCCGATCGCCGGCTTCGAGCCGGTGGTCACCATCGGCACCATCCCGCACATCCTGGTGGTCGGTGCGAAGCAGCCTTTCAAGACCGTGGCCGAACTGGTCGCCGCAGCGAAGGCGCAGCCCGGCAAGCTGGCCTACGCCTCCGGCGGCAGCGGCACCATCCTGCAGATGCAGGGCGAGTTGCTGAGCCAGCAGACGGGCGCGAAATTCATCCACGTGCCCTACAAGGGCGACACCCCGGCATTGCAGGACACCCTGGGCGAACAGGTGCAGTTCATGTTCGCGCCCGTGGCCGCCGCGTTGCAGCACGTGCAGAGCGGCAAGCTGCGCGCCCTGGCCGTGACCTCTTCCGCGCGCCTGAAGGCGCTGCCCGACGTGCCGACCATGAGCGAGTCGGGCATGACGAACTTCGTGGTGGAGCAGTGGCAGGCGGTCTTCGCGCCGGCTGGCACGCCCGCCGATGTGGTCGGGCGGCTCAACGCCGAGATCAACAAGGCGCTCAAGAGCGACGACATCGTCGCACTGGCCAACCGCCTGGGCGTCACGCTGGTCGGCGGCACGCCTCGCCAGCTCGGCGAGATGCAGAAGGCCGACTCCGCCAAGTGGGCCAAGGTCATCCGCGACGGAAACATCAAGCTCGACTGA